One genomic window of Blastopirellula retiformator includes the following:
- a CDS encoding Trx7/PDZ domain-containing (seleno)protein translates to MAIAEDRETKVRNDRRDILADGSWYYNDLPAAMDAAKASGKPVLVIFRCIPCEACAQLDEKIIERDEAVRRVMQQYECARIVRMNGVDLAKFQFDYDQSFAAFLMNADGTIYGRYGTRSHQTEEERDVAIEGFAETLIKGLILHGLYPANKDSLVAKTTGDVPPVKSAEKFPHLRKRDFGEELDYEGNVVKSCIHCHQVGESYRVNYRFEGNPIPDKILFPYPHPKVLGLIMDPKTAATVEEATPGSAAAEAGMKAGDEILALNGQPILSMADIQWTLHHLQDEKQFDVTLLRDGKLQKLNFPLPKGWKRQGDISWRVTSWDLSRQVFGGMRLRDLEPEQRKELGLSDDQLGLLVRHVGKYGDHAVALKAGIKVGDVITSIAGIDENLNESNLLARLANETKRGQDAEVKLLRNGKAKSAAIRLQ, encoded by the coding sequence ATGGCAATAGCGGAAGATCGCGAGACGAAAGTTCGCAACGATCGCCGCGACATCCTAGCCGATGGCAGTTGGTACTACAACGATTTGCCGGCGGCGATGGATGCGGCCAAAGCGTCAGGCAAACCGGTGCTCGTTATTTTTCGTTGCATTCCTTGCGAAGCCTGCGCTCAGTTAGACGAGAAAATTATTGAGCGAGACGAAGCCGTGCGGCGGGTCATGCAGCAGTACGAGTGTGCTCGGATCGTGCGGATGAACGGCGTCGACCTGGCGAAGTTTCAGTTTGACTACGATCAGTCGTTCGCTGCGTTTCTGATGAACGCCGACGGTACGATCTATGGTCGCTACGGCACGCGCTCGCATCAAACCGAAGAAGAGAGAGACGTCGCCATCGAAGGTTTTGCCGAGACGCTAATCAAAGGCTTGATTTTGCATGGGCTTTATCCGGCGAACAAAGATTCGCTAGTCGCCAAGACCACCGGCGACGTTCCGCCAGTTAAGTCGGCCGAGAAGTTTCCGCACTTGCGCAAACGGGACTTTGGCGAAGAGCTCGACTACGAAGGGAATGTGGTGAAGAGCTGCATTCACTGCCATCAGGTGGGCGAGAGCTATCGGGTCAACTATCGCTTTGAGGGAAATCCGATTCCCGACAAAATCTTGTTTCCCTATCCCCATCCTAAAGTGTTGGGCTTGATCATGGATCCCAAGACCGCAGCGACCGTCGAAGAAGCGACGCCCGGTTCGGCGGCGGCCGAAGCCGGAATGAAGGCGGGAGACGAAATCTTGGCGCTCAACGGACAACCGATCCTTTCGATGGCCGACATTCAGTGGACGTTGCATCATCTGCAGGATGAGAAGCAGTTCGACGTAACGCTGCTGCGTGATGGAAAGCTGCAGAAGCTCAACTTCCCGCTACCGAAAGGTTGGAAACGCCAGGGGGACATCTCGTGGCGGGTCACCAGTTGGGATCTGTCGCGACAGGTCTTTGGCGGGATGCGGTTAAGAGATCTCGAGCCCGAGCAGCGCAAAGAACTGGGCCTGTCGGACGATCAGCTTGGCCTGCTGGTTCGCCACGTTGGCAAGTATGGCGATCACGCGGTGGCGTTGAAGGCGGGCATCAAAGTCGGCGACGTCATTACGTCAATAGCCGGCATTGATGAAAATCTCAATGAATCGAACCTGCTGGCCCGGCTCGCCAACGAGACGAAGCGGGGCCAGGATGCCGAGGTGAAGCTGCTGCGGAACGGAAAGGCCAAAAGCGCGGCGATTCGCTTGCAGTAA